One genomic window of Cydia strobilella chromosome 11, ilCydStro3.1, whole genome shotgun sequence includes the following:
- the LOC134745181 gene encoding uncharacterized protein LOC134745181: MWVYSILLVALSLHVICQENQDYILYYYGIDESERSLESCAAGVACAAVLQRYWRPAALVRLCRCPRRARCDTLLPPDRRIHLNNRAHFQFCKPITDWPDCSIGDVPLIVQSPYVRIDPEQIENLHHKNIQLAPPKITFKCRCRHPTYWKLISTIENEDISQYRCAALPSCKTGELCGHVTGDLFALYQSCTCPKHHICVQGGGLPEISMSELLYRGKGWRAHCQRISDDYSYEDY; the protein is encoded by the exons ATGTGGGTCTACAGCATATTGCTAGTTGCGTTGTCTTTGCACGTTATATGTCAAGAAAAtcaggattatattttatattattatggtaTA GACGAGAGCGAACGCAGCCTGGAGTCGTGCGCGGCGGGCGTGGCATGCGCCGCCGTGCTGCAGCGGTactggcggccggcggcgctAGTGCGGCTGTGTCGCTgtccgcggcgcgcgcgctgcgacACGCTGCTGCCGCCAGACCGACGGATCCACCTCAACAACCGCGCGCACTTCCAA ttttgtaAACCTATCACCGACTGGCCGGATTGTTCCATCGGCGACGTTCCGTTGATCGTCCAATCTCCGTACGTCCGCATCGACCCCGAACAAATAGAAAACTTACATCACAAAAACATACAACTTGCGCCTCcaaaaatcacatttaaatgTCGCTGTCGGCACCCCACATATTGGAAGTTGATTTCTACTATAGAAAACGAAGATATTAGTCAATATCGATGTGCTGCGCTGCCTTCTTGTAAGACAGGAGAGTTGTGCGGTCATGTTACTGGAGACTTATTTGCGTTGTATCAGTCGTGCACGTGTCCTAAGCATCATATTTGTGTGCAAGGGGGAGGGCTGCCGGAGATCAGTATGTCTGAACTTCTCTACCGGGGGAAAGGATGGCGGGCTCATTGTCAACGCATCAGTGATGATTATAGTTACGAAGATTATTAG